Proteins encoded in a region of the Lentisphaerota bacterium genome:
- a CDS encoding ketose-bisphosphate aldolase: MIVTTKKLFEHAYGHYAIGAYNINNLEQTMGLFKGNVQSQAPFIVQLSKGARSYTHKKMLESMMKTADEIFPESVFAIHLDHGDEETCLDCIHSGVYSSVMIDASHHPLEKNIEITRRVVDAAHAKGLVVEAELGLLKGIEEDVVAADHVYTKPEEAEYFVKQTGVDSLACAIGTSHGAFKFKGDQKLRFDILVEIQKRLPRFPLVMHGSSSVPKDEVARINAAGGNIKGASGVDADQFLGAAKLGVTKINIDTDGRLVWCRVHREFFRDHPEKFDLRDPGKVFIPEYAAFIAAKNVKLGSAGQLDAVRAACK, encoded by the coding sequence ATGATCGTTACCACCAAGAAGCTCTTCGAGCACGCTTACGGCCACTATGCCATCGGCGCCTACAACATCAACAATCTCGAACAAACCATGGGGCTGTTCAAAGGGAATGTGCAGAGTCAGGCGCCCTTTATCGTTCAGCTCTCCAAGGGTGCGCGTTCGTACACGCACAAGAAGATGCTGGAGTCGATGATGAAGACCGCCGATGAAATCTTTCCCGAGTCGGTGTTCGCCATCCATCTGGATCATGGCGACGAGGAGACGTGCCTGGATTGCATCCACTCAGGCGTCTATTCGTCGGTGATGATCGATGCCTCCCATCATCCCTTGGAGAAGAACATCGAGATCACCCGCCGCGTCGTCGACGCCGCCCACGCCAAGGGGCTGGTCGTTGAGGCCGAACTCGGGCTGCTGAAGGGCATCGAGGAGGATGTCGTTGCCGCCGACCATGTGTACACGAAACCGGAGGAAGCCGAGTATTTCGTCAAGCAGACCGGTGTCGACTCCCTCGCGTGCGCCATCGGAACCTCGCATGGCGCCTTCAAGTTTAAGGGCGACCAGAAGCTCCGTTTCGACATTCTCGTCGAGATCCAGAAACGGCTTCCCCGCTTCCCGCTGGTCATGCACGGCTCCTCCTCGGTCCCCAAGGACGAGGTGGCCCGCATCAACGCCGCAGGCGGTAACATCAAGGGCGCATCGGGCGTGGACGCCGATCAGTTTCTCGGCGCCGCGAAGCTCGGCGTGACCAAGATCAACATTGACACCGACGGCCGCCTCGTCTGGTGCCGCGTCCACCGCGAGTTCTTCCGCGACCACCCCGAGAAGTTCGACCTGCGCGATCCCGGCAAGGTCTTCATCCCCGAATACGCCGCTTTCATCGCCGCCAAGAACGTGAAGTTGGGCTCGGCTGGCCAGCTCGATGCCGTGCGGGCGGCCTGCAAGTAG
- a CDS encoding glycosyltransferase encodes MAVRNKQAARGTTRKPRILVVTPEITYLPAGMGNMANQMNAKAGGLADVSASLVAELFASGADVHVALPHYRRMFHVDSARLISDELRVYKSRLPNSRIHLAEDRCFYYRDAVYSNYQNENPRLALAFQREVINNIIPTVAPDLIHCNDWMTGLIPAAARRLGIPCLFTIHNIHTHHVRLSQAEDMGIDTAEFWPYLYYTRVPRNYEETRDSNPVDMLASGAFAAHFINTVSPTFLEELCRGWFDFVPVSIRQELINKRNSGCAVGILNAPDASYNPATDPALSRTYTPETQAQGKRANKALFQKKVGLAANPDAPIFLWPSRLDPVQKGPQLLTAILHRMVAKHAKRGMQVAIVANGVYQCHFRDIVRMHNVYDRVAVCDFTEDLSRLAMAASDFVLMPSLFEPCGLPQMTGVLYGTLPVVHDTGGLHDTVSDLDVAADHGNGFTFKIYDSAGLEWAMDEAMAFHALPDKVRHAQTTRIMREGLSRFNHAVCAKHYIDIYEQMLHRPLVQF; translated from the coding sequence ATGGCGGTGCGAAATAAACAAGCGGCGAGAGGCACAACGCGAAAGCCGCGCATCTTGGTGGTGACCCCCGAAATCACCTATCTGCCGGCGGGCATGGGGAACATGGCCAACCAGATGAACGCCAAGGCGGGGGGGCTGGCCGACGTATCGGCTTCGCTCGTCGCCGAACTGTTCGCTTCCGGTGCCGATGTGCACGTGGCGCTGCCGCATTACCGGCGCATGTTTCATGTCGATTCGGCGCGCCTGATCAGCGACGAGTTGCGGGTGTACAAGAGTCGACTCCCCAACAGCCGCATCCACCTTGCCGAAGATCGCTGCTTCTACTACCGGGACGCCGTCTACAGCAATTATCAGAACGAGAACCCGCGGCTCGCGCTCGCCTTCCAGCGCGAGGTGATCAACAACATCATCCCCACCGTTGCACCAGACCTGATCCACTGCAACGACTGGATGACGGGACTGATCCCCGCCGCCGCGCGCCGACTGGGAATCCCCTGCCTGTTCACGATCCATAACATCCACACCCATCATGTGCGATTGTCACAGGCCGAAGACATGGGCATCGACACGGCGGAATTTTGGCCATATCTCTACTACACCCGCGTGCCCCGCAATTACGAGGAAACGCGCGACAGCAACCCGGTTGACATGCTTGCGAGCGGCGCGTTCGCCGCACACTTCATCAATACCGTCAGCCCGACGTTCCTTGAAGAACTCTGCCGCGGCTGGTTCGACTTTGTGCCCGTCTCAATCCGGCAGGAGCTGATCAACAAACGCAACTCGGGCTGTGCTGTCGGCATCCTGAATGCGCCCGATGCGTCGTACAACCCGGCGACCGACCCGGCGCTCAGCCGCACATACACGCCGGAGACACAGGCACAGGGGAAACGGGCCAACAAGGCGCTCTTTCAGAAAAAAGTGGGGCTGGCGGCCAACCCGGACGCGCCGATCTTTTTGTGGCCTTCACGGCTTGATCCGGTCCAGAAGGGACCGCAACTGCTGACGGCGATCTTGCACCGGATGGTGGCGAAGCACGCCAAACGGGGGATGCAAGTCGCGATCGTGGCCAACGGCGTCTATCAGTGCCATTTCCGGGATATTGTGCGGATGCACAACGTGTATGACCGGGTGGCGGTGTGCGACTTCACCGAGGATCTGTCGCGGCTGGCTATGGCGGCATCCGATTTTGTGCTGATGCCCTCCCTCTTCGAGCCGTGCGGCCTGCCGCAGATGACCGGGGTGCTCTACGGCACCCTCCCGGTCGTACACGACACCGGCGGATTGCACGACACGGTTTCTGACCTCGATGTGGCGGCCGACCACGGAAATGGCTTCACGTTCAAGATTTATGATAGCGCCGGACTCGAGTGGGCCATGGACGAGGCCATGGCGTTTCATGCGCTCCCGGACAAGGTGCGCCACGCTCAGACCACCCGGATCATGCGGGAGGGGTTGTCGCGATTCAACCACGCGGTCTGCGCCAAGCACTACATCGATATTTACGAGCAAATGCTGCACCGCCCGCTGGTGCAGTTTTGA